A region from the Aegilops tauschii subsp. strangulata cultivar AL8/78 chromosome 5, Aet v6.0, whole genome shotgun sequence genome encodes:
- the LOC141022731 gene encoding uncharacterized protein has translation MVLGDFNMIIRVTDKNNTNINRRMMSKFRDFVDEHELKEMYMHGRRYTWSNERDAPTLTKIDRILTTVDWELDNAEYLLQALSTGVSDHAPLLLTTSVGFNPKRRFRFEIFWTKLDGFEEAVTEAWVCDPDIVDPYKRLDTLLRNTARHLQAWGQRKMGNVKILMRVARWVIHRLDCAQENRALGQLEIWLRKSLKQALLGLAALERTIDRQRSRMKWLKEGDANTKLFQAVADGRRSKNFIAHVKKDGVLITDQELKEKAFFEAYER, from the coding sequence ATGGTCCTGGGTGACTTTAATATGATCATCAGAGTGACAGACAAGAATAATACCAACATAAATCGGAGGATGATGAGCAAGTTTCGAGATTTTGTGGATGAGCATGAGCTCAAGGAGATGTACATGCACGGCAGGAGGTACACTTGGTCTAACGAGAGAGATGCCCCGACCCTGACGAAGATTGACAGAATTCTCACCACAGTAGATTGGGAGTTAGATAATGCAGAATACCTGCTTCAGGCGCTGTCTACAGGGGTCTCGGATCACGCACCTCTCCTGCTCACCACAAGTGTTGGGTTCAACCCTAAGCGCAGATTCAGGTTCGAGATTTTTTGGACCAAATTGGATGGTTTTGAGGAAGCTGTTACTGAAGCGTGGGTTTGTGACCCGGACATAGTGGACCCTTACAAGAGGCTTGACACTCTTCTGCGCAATACCGCACGTCACTTGCAGGCATGGGGCCAGCGTAAAATGGGCAATGTTAAGATTCTAATGCGCGTGGCGCGATGGGTGATACATAGACTCGACTGTGCTCAAGAGAACAGAGCTCTGGGGCAGCTTGAGATTTGGCTTCGGAAATCTTTGAAGCAAGCGCTGCTGGGTCTCGCAGCTCTAGAGCGTACCATTGATCGGCAAAGATCCAGGATGAAATGGCTTAAGGAGGGGGATGCTAACACCAAATTGTTTCAAGCGGTGGCAGATGGACGTCGCTCCAAAAACTTCATTGCTCATGTCAAGAAGGATGGTGTGTTGATCACTGATCAAGAGCTTAAGGAGAAGGCTTTCTTTGAGGCATATGAGAGATGA